The proteins below come from a single Agromyces flavus genomic window:
- the rph gene encoding ribonuclease PH, with product MTDHPAPDLVRADGRTPRDLRDVVIERGWSAHAEGSALISFGRTKVLCTASFTNGVPRWMTGKGTGWITAEYAMLPRSTNTRNDRESVKGRIGGRTHEISRLIGRSLRAVVDMKSLGENTIQIDCDVLQADGGTRTAAITGAYVALADAIEWARGKKFIGQKSTPLIDTVAAVSVGIIDGTPMLDLAYVEDVRAETDMNVVATGRGLFVEVQGTAEGAPFDRRELDQLLDLALAGTNELAGVQRAALEASLAGE from the coding sequence ATGACCGACCACCCCGCCCCCGACCTCGTGCGCGCCGACGGCCGCACGCCCCGCGACCTGCGCGACGTCGTGATCGAACGCGGGTGGAGCGCGCACGCCGAGGGCAGCGCGCTCATCTCCTTCGGCCGGACGAAGGTGCTCTGCACCGCGAGCTTCACGAACGGCGTGCCGCGGTGGATGACCGGGAAGGGCACGGGCTGGATCACCGCCGAGTACGCGATGCTGCCGCGCTCGACGAACACGCGCAACGACCGCGAGTCGGTCAAGGGACGCATCGGCGGTCGCACGCACGAGATCAGCCGCCTGATCGGTCGAAGCCTGCGCGCCGTCGTCGACATGAAGTCCCTCGGCGAGAACACGATCCAGATCGACTGCGACGTGCTGCAGGCCGACGGCGGCACCCGCACCGCCGCGATCACGGGCGCCTACGTCGCGCTCGCCGACGCGATCGAATGGGCGCGCGGCAAGAAGTTCATCGGCCAGAAGTCGACCCCGCTCATCGACACCGTCGCCGCGGTCTCGGTCGGCATCATCGACGGCACGCCGATGCTCGACCTCGCCTACGTCGAGGACGTACGCGCCGAGACCGACATGAACGTCGTCGCCACCGGCCGCGGACTCTTCGTCGAGGTGCAGGGCACCGCCGAGGGCGCGCCGTTCGACCGTCGCGAGCTCGACCAGCTGCTCGACCTCGCGCTCGCCGGCACGAACGAGCTCGCCGGCGTGCAGCGGGCGGCGCTCGAGGCCTCGCTCGCGGGCGAGTGA
- the rdgB gene encoding RdgB/HAM1 family non-canonical purine NTP pyrophosphatase gives MSRPALEVVLATHNAHKVAEFQHILGEHVPGITVLPYDGPEPIEDGTSFDENAFIKARAAASHTGCIALADDSGIAVDVMGGAPGIFSARWAGPGRGAEANLELLLAQLADIADPHRTAHFHCTIALVVPDAAGAAPYEFAAVGTWPGRIATRRAGVNGFGYDPIFLPDDFDVSAAELAPEVKNAHSHRARAFGALLPELERIAAERARG, from the coding sequence GTGTCGCGCCCCGCGCTCGAGGTCGTCCTCGCCACGCACAACGCGCACAAGGTCGCCGAGTTCCAGCACATCCTCGGCGAGCACGTGCCGGGCATCACGGTGCTGCCGTACGACGGACCCGAGCCGATCGAGGACGGCACGTCATTCGACGAGAACGCCTTCATCAAGGCGCGCGCCGCGGCATCCCACACCGGGTGCATCGCGCTCGCCGACGACTCGGGGATCGCCGTCGACGTGATGGGCGGCGCGCCGGGCATCTTCTCGGCACGCTGGGCCGGACCCGGCCGCGGCGCCGAGGCGAACCTCGAGCTGCTGCTCGCGCAGCTGGCCGACATCGCCGACCCGCACCGCACGGCCCACTTCCACTGCACGATCGCGCTCGTCGTGCCGGATGCCGCGGGCGCGGCGCCGTACGAGTTCGCCGCCGTCGGCACATGGCCGGGGCGTATCGCGACGCGTCGGGCGGGCGTGAACGGCTTCGGGTACGACCCGATCTTCCTTCCCGACGACTTCGACGTCTCGGCGGCCGAGCTGGCGCCCGAGGTGAAGAACGCGCACAGCCACCGAGCGCGGGCGTTCGGAGCGCTCCTGCCCGAGCTCGAGCGGATCGCGGCGGAGCGCGCCCGGGGCTAG
- a CDS encoding RNA polymerase sigma-70 factor codes for MTEPGDALADLRPLMFSIAYRMLGSVTEAEDVVQDAYLRLHERTRAGEEIRRPEAFATTVTTRLAIDALRSARRNRELYVGSWLPEPLPDANADPAHRVEHDETLSFAFLAVLERLGPVERAVFLLREVFDVDYSTIAGIVERSEASCRQVLHRARSRIADGRPRFDPDVRRDAVLIERFFDALSAGDVDALARTLADDVVFYGDGGGKAPAIRRPIEGRVAVARFLAGLVRRGEPLPITMERVQANGEAALRISTGGATLSVLMVHAAGGRIAAVGNQLNPDKLRHLGPVGDLEALMAQGARPPDRGSEAGGSDGAQPPGTTTPVS; via the coding sequence ATGACGGAGCCCGGCGACGCCCTGGCGGACCTCCGCCCGCTGATGTTCTCCATCGCCTACCGGATGCTCGGCAGCGTGACCGAGGCGGAGGACGTCGTGCAGGACGCGTACCTGCGACTGCATGAACGCACGCGTGCGGGCGAGGAGATCCGCCGTCCCGAGGCGTTCGCGACCACCGTCACGACACGTCTCGCGATCGACGCGCTCCGATCCGCGCGGCGGAACCGCGAGCTGTACGTGGGTTCGTGGCTGCCCGAACCGCTCCCCGATGCGAACGCCGACCCGGCGCACCGCGTCGAGCACGACGAGACGCTCTCGTTCGCCTTCCTCGCCGTCCTCGAACGGCTCGGCCCCGTCGAGCGGGCGGTCTTCCTCCTGCGCGAGGTGTTCGACGTCGACTACTCGACGATCGCCGGCATCGTCGAGCGGTCCGAGGCGAGCTGCCGTCAGGTGCTGCATCGCGCGCGGTCGCGCATCGCCGACGGTCGTCCGCGGTTCGACCCCGACGTCCGCCGCGACGCGGTGCTCATCGAGCGCTTCTTCGACGCCCTCTCGGCCGGTGACGTCGACGCGCTCGCGCGCACGCTCGCAGACGACGTCGTGTTCTACGGCGACGGCGGTGGAAAGGCCCCGGCCATCCGCCGGCCGATCGAGGGGCGGGTCGCCGTCGCGCGATTCCTCGCTGGCCTCGTGCGACGCGGCGAGCCCCTGCCGATCACGATGGAGCGGGTGCAGGCCAACGGGGAGGCAGCACTGCGGATCTCCACCGGCGGTGCGACGCTCAGCGTGCTCATGGTCCACGCGGCAGGTGGTCGGATCGCCGCGGTCGGCAACCAGCTCAATCCCGACAAGCTCCGCCATCTCGGCCCGGTCGGCGACCTGGAGGCGCTGATGGCACAGGGTGCCCGTCCGCCGGATCGAGGTTCGGAGGCGGGCGGGTCCGACGGGGCTCAGCCGCCGGGCACCACCACGCCGGTCTCGTAG
- a CDS encoding NAD-dependent epimerase/dehydratase family protein → MRVFVAGATGAVGSRLVPLLVAAGHRVAGTSRSETRLGAIERAGATGVVMDPGDADSVRRAVLESAPEVVVHELTALGGPMPDFRRFDEGFAATNELRTRGTDHLLAAAAEVGGVRFIAQSFTGWPNERTGGPVKTEEDPLDPTPTGPSRQTLAAIRYLESVTTEVGGLAVRYGGLYGPGQLLGRGGQIVEMVRARRLPVVGGGAGVWSFCHIEDAASATAAAVTRGAPGAYNIVDDEPAPVSEWLPDLTGVLGAKPPLRIPAWVARPLLGEHGIAMMTTVRGSSNAKAKRELGWQPRYETWRRGFREGLG, encoded by the coding sequence ATGCGAGTCTTCGTCGCCGGCGCCACCGGAGCGGTCGGATCACGGTTGGTACCACTCCTGGTCGCGGCCGGCCATCGGGTGGCGGGAACCTCGCGAAGCGAGACGCGACTCGGTGCGATCGAACGGGCCGGCGCCACGGGAGTGGTGATGGATCCGGGCGACGCGGATTCGGTCCGCAGGGCCGTCCTCGAATCCGCACCGGAGGTCGTCGTGCACGAACTGACCGCGCTCGGCGGCCCCATGCCGGACTTCCGGCGCTTCGACGAGGGTTTCGCCGCCACGAACGAACTCCGGACCCGCGGCACGGACCACCTGCTCGCCGCCGCGGCCGAGGTCGGCGGGGTGCGGTTCATCGCGCAGAGCTTCACCGGTTGGCCGAACGAGCGCACGGGCGGCCCCGTCAAGACGGAGGAGGACCCGCTCGATCCGACGCCGACCGGTCCGTCGCGGCAGACGCTGGCGGCCATCCGGTACCTCGAGTCCGTCACCACCGAGGTCGGCGGCCTCGCCGTGCGCTACGGGGGCCTGTACGGCCCCGGCCAGCTGCTCGGTCGCGGCGGCCAGATCGTCGAGATGGTCCGCGCCCGTCGCCTCCCGGTCGTCGGAGGCGGCGCCGGTGTGTGGTCGTTCTGCCACATCGAGGATGCGGCATCGGCCACGGCGGCCGCGGTCACGCGAGGCGCGCCCGGTGCCTACAACATCGTCGACGACGAACCGGCACCCGTCTCGGAGTGGCTTCCCGATCTGACCGGGGTGCTGGGCGCGAAGCCGCCGCTGCGGATCCCGGCCTGGGTTGCGCGGCCGCTGCTCGGAGAACACGGCATCGCGATGATGACCACCGTCCGCGGGTCCTCGAACGCGAAGGCGAAGCGGGAGCTCGGCTGGCAGCCGCGATACGAGACATGGCGGCGCGGATTCCGCGAGGGTCTCGGCTGA
- a CDS encoding cation diffusion facilitator family transporter has translation MAHAHDHGSASTDRRRLVIAIAIIGAFLVVQVVGGVLSGSLALLADAGHMTSDLLGLVIALGAAVVAARPANDRQTYGFRRFEVFGALANGVILIVVAVTVSAGAIDRLVSGTEGEAHEVAGGLMLAVALAGLAANVAAMLVLRSGAKGSMNVRGVYLEVLGDTIGSVLVIGAALVIVATGWNAADAIASLAIAVLIVPRALLLLRDVMRVLSQSTPAETDVAEIRDHILRTRGVVAVHDVHVWAITTGAHVFSAHVEVEPAVFADDRVGALLDELGGCLSEHFDVDHSTFQLEPSGRGQHEHATHA, from the coding sequence ATGGCACACGCACACGACCACGGCTCCGCGTCGACCGATCGCAGGCGGCTCGTGATCGCGATCGCGATCATCGGCGCATTCCTCGTCGTGCAGGTGGTCGGCGGGGTGCTGAGCGGGTCGCTCGCACTGCTCGCCGATGCCGGCCACATGACGAGCGACCTCCTCGGCCTGGTCATCGCACTCGGTGCGGCGGTCGTGGCCGCTCGCCCCGCGAACGACCGGCAGACCTACGGCTTCCGGCGCTTCGAGGTGTTCGGTGCGCTCGCCAACGGCGTGATCCTCATCGTCGTGGCCGTGACGGTGTCGGCGGGCGCGATCGATCGACTCGTCTCGGGCACCGAGGGCGAGGCGCACGAGGTCGCGGGCGGTCTCATGCTTGCGGTCGCGCTCGCCGGGCTCGCCGCGAACGTCGCCGCGATGCTCGTGCTGCGAAGCGGCGCGAAAGGGTCCATGAATGTTCGCGGCGTCTACCTCGAGGTGCTCGGCGACACGATCGGCTCGGTGCTCGTCATCGGGGCGGCACTCGTGATCGTCGCCACCGGATGGAACGCCGCCGACGCCATCGCGTCGCTCGCGATCGCGGTGCTCATCGTGCCGCGCGCGCTGCTGCTGCTGCGCGACGTGATGCGCGTGCTCAGCCAGTCGACGCCCGCCGAGACGGATGTCGCGGAGATCCGCGACCACATCCTGCGCACGCGCGGCGTGGTCGCCGTGCACGACGTGCACGTGTGGGCGATCACGACCGGGGCGCACGTGTTCAGCGCCCACGTCGAGGTCGAGCCCGCGGTCTTCGCCGACGATCGGGTCGGCGCGCTGCTCGACGAGCTCGGCGGATGCCTCAGCGAGCACTTCGACGTCGATCACTCCACGTTCCAGCTCGAGCCCTCGGGTCGCGGGCAGCACGAGCACGCGACGCACGCGTAG
- a CDS encoding epoxide hydrolase family protein, producing the protein MDIRPTTIAIPDADLADLNDRLERTRWPSDLTGSWERGTPVSYAKRLARYWRTQYDWREEEAKLNRLPQVTAIIEGQPIHCFHVRAADDAAVPLLLVHGYPSSAVEFAAVLPMLADAGRGTIDGMRADGAAPEFHVVAPSIPGCGFSIPLMSHGWDIVRTAHAFDELMQALGYDRYAVFGEDVGAGVIEQLCLDAGDRVLGSISATDPGAIATQYTPPTDHLTADEHERHERLKDARTEDFGYLALQTTRPLSVAYGLTDSPIAQAMWIVEKFREWTDPERELPEDAVDLDALLTLVTVAWFGRNGDGEVNLLYEAAHAQAAWGRHHDRPQGMAAFGEEPLMRRILDPDGRLAFWSEHPRGGHFPAMEAPEQLVGDLRRYFAGLLAA; encoded by the coding sequence ATGGACATCCGACCGACCACGATCGCCATCCCCGACGCCGACCTCGCCGACTTGAACGATCGGCTCGAACGGACACGGTGGCCGAGCGACCTCACCGGGTCATGGGAGCGTGGGACACCGGTGTCCTACGCGAAGCGACTCGCCCGGTACTGGCGCACGCAGTACGACTGGCGCGAGGAGGAGGCGAAGCTCAACCGGCTGCCGCAGGTGACGGCGATCATCGAGGGCCAACCGATCCACTGCTTCCACGTCCGCGCCGCGGATGATGCCGCTGTGCCACTTCTGCTCGTGCACGGCTACCCGTCGTCGGCGGTCGAGTTCGCCGCCGTGCTGCCGATGCTCGCCGACGCTGGTCGGGGCACGATCGACGGCATGCGGGCGGATGGCGCGGCTCCGGAGTTCCACGTCGTCGCGCCCTCCATCCCGGGCTGCGGATTCTCGATCCCGCTCATGAGCCACGGGTGGGACATCGTCCGTACCGCGCACGCGTTCGACGAGCTCATGCAGGCGCTGGGCTACGACCGCTACGCGGTGTTCGGCGAAGACGTCGGCGCCGGCGTCATCGAGCAGCTCTGCCTCGACGCCGGCGACCGTGTGCTGGGTTCGATCTCGGCGACCGACCCGGGTGCGATCGCGACCCAGTACACGCCGCCCACCGACCACCTCACCGCCGACGAGCACGAGCGGCACGAACGGCTGAAGGATGCGCGGACCGAGGACTTCGGCTACCTCGCGCTGCAGACGACGAGGCCGCTCAGCGTCGCCTACGGCCTCACGGACTCGCCGATCGCCCAGGCGATGTGGATCGTGGAGAAGTTCCGGGAGTGGACCGACCCCGAGCGCGAGCTGCCCGAGGACGCGGTCGATCTCGACGCGCTGCTCACGCTCGTCACCGTGGCGTGGTTCGGCCGGAACGGAGACGGCGAGGTCAACCTGCTCTACGAGGCGGCGCACGCCCAGGCAGCGTGGGGACGCCACCACGATCGACCGCAGGGGATGGCGGCGTTCGGCGAGGAGCCGCTCATGCGGCGCATCCTCGATCCCGACGGGCGCCTCGCGTTCTGGAGCGAGCATCCGCGCGGCGGTCACTTCCCGGCGATGGAGGCACCGGAGCAACTCGTCGGCGACCTCCGCAGGTACTTCGCGGGGCTGCTCGCCGCCTGA
- a CDS encoding helix-turn-helix domain-containing protein, producing MSFLYEEKASRSALVDVVWRTVDTSDGTYLAAADACWDMIFSDLAAGGRRVLLSGPSSQPTPVPYTAGNRNIGVRFVQGCYFTHCAAADMCDRTIALRMPQATAFDLADVRWPFPDYETVDDLVEAFAAHGLLAHDQIVESILVGRPPGVSVRSVQRHFAKVTGLSPHHVRQISRARAAVNRLQTGEAIADVAYDLGYADQSHLTREVKRLTGCTPGQSQHRGEPV from the coding sequence ATGAGCTTCCTCTACGAAGAGAAAGCCTCACGCTCCGCACTCGTCGACGTCGTCTGGAGGACCGTCGATACGAGCGACGGCACCTATCTCGCCGCCGCCGATGCCTGCTGGGACATGATCTTCTCCGATCTGGCCGCAGGCGGCCGCCGCGTGCTCCTGAGCGGGCCGTCGTCGCAGCCGACGCCGGTGCCGTACACCGCCGGGAACCGGAACATCGGAGTCCGATTCGTCCAGGGCTGCTACTTCACGCACTGCGCGGCCGCCGACATGTGCGATCGCACGATCGCGCTCAGGATGCCGCAGGCGACGGCCTTCGACCTGGCGGACGTCCGGTGGCCGTTCCCGGACTACGAGACGGTCGACGACCTCGTGGAGGCGTTCGCCGCCCACGGGCTCCTCGCACACGATCAGATCGTCGAGTCGATCCTCGTCGGGCGACCCCCGGGGGTCTCCGTCCGATCGGTGCAGCGGCATTTCGCCAAGGTCACCGGACTCAGTCCTCACCACGTCCGGCAGATCTCACGCGCGCGGGCGGCGGTGAACCGACTCCAGACGGGCGAGGCGATCGCCGACGTCGCCTACGACCTCGGTTACGCCGACCAGTCGCACCTCACGCGTGAGGTCAAACGGCTCACCGGATGCACGCCGGGCCAGTCGCAGCACCGCGGCGAGCCGGTCTGA
- a CDS encoding DedA family protein, whose product MHTALIPWLDPESIIQAAGPWALLVVCFIVFAETGLLVGFLLPGDTLLIISGLLSNPDVVPPNGVFGVSVWLVALLIGLSAFVGGEVGYEIGHRGGPKVFERKESGLFSVKNVERTNAFFERFGGLTIILARFVPVVRTFAPVAAGVGHMHRARYSLYNFIGAVIWGFGLTMFGYLVSFIPPVADLVRDYIDIILLIAVGGTALITAWHYFSERRKARKAEEAGADVITDEHEAEELVLDPDVFDRPPHLEGDHGHDGHGRSRGHGDEGPPADR is encoded by the coding sequence ATCCATACCGCGCTCATCCCCTGGCTCGACCCCGAGTCGATCATCCAGGCGGCCGGTCCATGGGCGCTGCTCGTCGTGTGCTTCATCGTGTTCGCCGAGACGGGCCTGCTCGTGGGCTTCCTGCTGCCCGGAGACACCCTGCTGATCATCTCGGGCCTGCTGTCGAACCCCGACGTCGTGCCGCCCAACGGCGTGTTCGGCGTCTCGGTCTGGCTCGTCGCGCTGCTCATCGGGTTGTCGGCGTTCGTCGGAGGCGAGGTGGGCTACGAGATCGGGCACCGCGGCGGCCCGAAGGTGTTCGAACGCAAGGAGAGCGGCCTCTTCAGCGTCAAGAACGTCGAACGCACCAATGCCTTCTTCGAGCGCTTCGGCGGCCTGACGATCATCCTCGCGCGGTTCGTGCCGGTCGTGCGCACCTTCGCACCCGTCGCGGCCGGCGTCGGCCACATGCACCGCGCGCGGTACTCGCTCTACAACTTCATCGGCGCCGTCATCTGGGGCTTCGGCCTCACCATGTTCGGCTATCTCGTCAGCTTCATCCCGCCGGTCGCCGACCTGGTCCGCGACTACATCGACATCATCCTCCTGATCGCCGTCGGCGGGACTGCGCTCATCACCGCATGGCACTACTTCAGCGAGCGCCGCAAGGCCCGGAAGGCCGAGGAGGCCGGAGCCGACGTCATCACCGACGAGCACGAGGCCGAGGAGCTCGTGCTCGACCCCGACGTCTTCGACCGCCCTCCGCACCTCGAAGGAGACCACGGGCACGACGGTCACGGCCGCAGCCGGGGTCACGGCGACGAGGGTCCGCCCGCCGATCGCTGA
- a CDS encoding response regulator, with protein sequence MPDDIRVLVVEDERLTAEAHAAYVGRVSGFEVAGVAHTGAEAVRRLRDARRPDGSIAGIDLILLDVNLPDTTGIELCRSLRAAGIEIDVIAVTAVRDAAVVRSAVALGIVQYLIKPFAFAAFAEKLNAYRDYRSRVGRAEVTDQQEVDASFAALRTTSGADLPKGLTRETLDRVRTAVRDAPAGGVSAAELAGRLDLSRVTARRYLEHLADTGAVERANRYGTPGRPEVEYRRR encoded by the coding sequence ATGCCTGACGACATCCGCGTCCTCGTCGTCGAGGATGAGCGCCTCACCGCCGAGGCGCACGCCGCATACGTGGGCCGCGTCTCGGGATTCGAGGTCGCCGGCGTCGCGCACACCGGGGCCGAGGCCGTGCGCCGGCTGCGGGACGCCCGTCGACCCGACGGGTCCATCGCCGGCATCGACCTGATCCTCCTCGACGTCAACCTGCCCGACACGACCGGCATCGAGCTGTGCCGCTCACTTCGCGCGGCCGGCATCGAGATCGACGTCATCGCGGTCACGGCCGTGCGCGACGCGGCCGTCGTGCGCTCGGCGGTCGCCCTCGGCATCGTGCAGTACCTCATCAAGCCCTTCGCCTTCGCCGCGTTCGCCGAGAAGCTCAACGCCTACCGGGACTACCGCTCGCGTGTGGGGCGAGCGGAGGTCACCGACCAGCAGGAGGTCGACGCGTCGTTCGCGGCGCTGCGAACGACGTCGGGCGCCGACCTGCCGAAGGGACTCACGCGCGAGACGCTCGACCGGGTGCGCACCGCAGTCCGCGATGCCCCCGCGGGCGGCGTCTCGGCGGCCGAGCTCGCGGGCCGTCTCGACCTCTCGCGCGTCACTGCGCGCCGGTACCTCGAGCACCTCGCCGACACCGGTGCGGTGGAACGCGCCAACCGCTACGGCACGCCCGGCCGCCCCGAGGTGGAGTACCGGAGGCGCTGA
- a CDS encoding sensor histidine kinase: MVRWVRGWSIAAKLFALQLAVIVVLAVIAVALIWADARADVERDAAAKSMAVAQTIANDPFVVDGVQSDDPTAELQPYAVDVMREAEVDFITIMAPDRTRFTHPDPTQIGQQFLGNIDRALAGEPFSETYTGTLGPSVRSVVPIEDASGEVVALVAAGITVSNTQVALGGRIATVIVAAAVMIALGALGSWLLSRYLRRVTWGRGAEEMSRMFAYYEGVLHSIGEGLVLQDDRNRVVLANDRAAELLGLPKPTGRHAAPAPLDALGLAPSVAEVLARTDAVIDEIVVTPTHVLVVDRDVIVSRLRPGDPHARRVGTVTTLRDHTRLQELTGELANMTTLSDALRSQAHEFANRLHTIIALIELGRSDEAVELASSELALSQALADRLLSAVEEPVLLALLLGKAAQAGERGIRFEVDLPERLATTGIDPRETITIVGNLIDNALDAAASTPSPAVEVSIATRDGRLVVAIADSGPGPRTGARVFDLGVSTKPREASDGAGASSHGHGIGLALVRQSVARLGGDIRVEGSRFEVALPLPTASTAPVPGARDA, from the coding sequence ATGGTGCGATGGGTGCGCGGCTGGAGCATCGCCGCCAAGCTGTTCGCGCTGCAGCTCGCCGTGATCGTCGTGCTCGCCGTGATCGCCGTGGCGCTCATCTGGGCCGACGCGCGCGCCGACGTCGAACGGGATGCGGCCGCGAAGTCGATGGCGGTCGCGCAGACCATCGCGAACGATCCCTTCGTGGTCGACGGTGTGCAGTCCGACGACCCGACCGCCGAGCTGCAGCCCTACGCCGTCGACGTCATGCGCGAGGCCGAGGTCGACTTCATCACGATCATGGCGCCCGACCGCACGCGCTTCACGCACCCCGATCCGACGCAGATCGGGCAGCAGTTCCTCGGCAACATCGACCGGGCGCTCGCGGGCGAGCCGTTCAGCGAGACCTACACGGGCACGCTCGGGCCGTCGGTGCGGTCGGTGGTGCCGATCGAGGATGCCTCGGGCGAGGTCGTCGCGCTGGTCGCGGCGGGTATCACGGTGTCGAACACCCAGGTCGCGCTCGGCGGGCGGATCGCGACGGTGATCGTCGCGGCCGCCGTGATGATCGCGCTCGGTGCGCTCGGATCATGGTTGCTCAGTCGCTACCTGCGGCGCGTCACGTGGGGTCGCGGCGCCGAGGAGATGAGCCGCATGTTCGCGTACTACGAGGGCGTGCTGCACTCCATCGGCGAAGGGCTGGTGCTGCAGGACGACCGCAACCGGGTCGTGCTCGCCAACGACCGTGCCGCCGAGCTGCTCGGACTGCCGAAGCCCACGGGTCGGCATGCCGCACCGGCGCCCCTCGACGCGCTCGGGCTCGCGCCGTCTGTCGCCGAGGTGCTGGCGCGCACCGACGCCGTCATCGACGAGATCGTCGTCACACCGACGCACGTGCTCGTGGTCGACCGCGACGTGATCGTCTCGCGGCTCCGACCCGGCGACCCGCACGCGCGCCGGGTGGGAACGGTCACGACGCTGCGCGACCACACCCGACTGCAGGAGCTCACGGGCGAGCTCGCGAACATGACCACGCTCTCCGACGCGCTGCGCTCGCAGGCGCACGAGTTCGCGAACCGCCTGCACACCATCATCGCGCTCATCGAGCTCGGACGATCCGACGAAGCCGTCGAGCTCGCCTCGAGCGAGCTCGCGCTCAGCCAGGCGCTCGCCGACCGGCTGCTCTCGGCCGTGGAGGAACCGGTGCTGCTGGCCCTGCTGCTCGGCAAGGCCGCGCAGGCCGGCGAGCGCGGCATCCGCTTCGAGGTCGACCTGCCCGAGCGGCTCGCGACCACCGGGATCGACCCCCGCGAGACCATCACGATCGTCGGCAACCTCATCGACAACGCGCTCGACGCGGCCGCCTCGACGCCTTCGCCGGCCGTCGAGGTCTCGATCGCCACGCGCGACGGACGGCTGGTCGTCGCCATCGCCGACAGCGGGCCGGGGCCGCGTACCGGGGCGCGGGTCTTCGACCTCGGCGTCTCCACGAAGCCTCGCGAGGCGTCGGATGGCGCGGGGGCCTCCTCGCACGGCCATGGCATCGGGCTCGCGCTCGTGCGCCAGTCCGTCGCGCGCCTGGGCGGCGACATCCGGGTGGAGGGCTCGCGCTTCGAGGTCGCCCTGCCGCTGCCGACGGCGTCGACCGCTCCGGTGCCGGGGGCTCGCGATGCCTGA
- a CDS encoding cation:dicarboxylate symporter family transporter: MALQSRVDGSKARRRIDSSHYLYIAVIAAVVAGIAVGLSAPEFAVGLKPIGDAFVLLIKMMIAPIIFCTIVLGVGSIAKAATVGKVGGLALLYFMVMSTFALGIGLVVGNLIHPGEGLNIAGASYDAGSGEAKTTEEFILGIIPTSLLAALTDGNILQVLFVALLVGFALQKMGAKGAPILGAIRQIQALVFRILAMIMWVAPIGAFGAIAAVVGNTGVAAIISLGTLMVAFYITCVLFIVVVLGSLLWAVARVNIFSMMRYLGREYLLIVSTSSSEVALPRLIAKMEHAGVSKPVAGVTIPTGYSFNLDGTAIYLTMASLFIASAMGTPLAIGEQIGLLLFMMVASKGAAGVTGAGLATLAGGLQAHRPDLVDGVGVIVGIDRFMSEARALTNFTGNAVATLLVGTWTKELDRDQLRSVLSGERPFDETTMSVDDHLSTDERAEVEREQRPSTEAIAAIVGELDHEKEGARR; encoded by the coding sequence ATGGCGCTCCAGTCTCGCGTCGACGGCTCGAAGGCCCGACGGAGGATCGACTCCTCGCACTACCTCTACATCGCGGTGATCGCGGCGGTCGTCGCCGGCATCGCCGTGGGCCTCTCGGCCCCCGAGTTCGCGGTCGGCCTCAAGCCGATCGGCGACGCATTCGTCCTGCTCATCAAGATGATGATCGCCCCGATCATCTTCTGCACGATCGTGCTCGGCGTCGGCTCGATCGCCAAGGCCGCGACGGTCGGCAAGGTCGGCGGACTGGCGCTGCTGTACTTCATGGTCATGTCGACGTTCGCGCTCGGCATCGGCCTCGTGGTCGGCAACCTCATCCACCCCGGCGAGGGCCTGAACATCGCGGGCGCCTCCTACGACGCCGGATCCGGCGAGGCGAAGACGACCGAGGAGTTCATCCTCGGCATCATCCCGACGTCGCTGCTCGCGGCGCTCACCGACGGCAACATCCTCCAGGTGCTGTTCGTCGCGCTGCTCGTCGGCTTCGCGCTGCAGAAGATGGGCGCGAAGGGCGCACCGATCCTCGGGGCCATCCGGCAGATCCAGGCGCTCGTGTTCCGGATCCTCGCGATGATCATGTGGGTCGCCCCGATCGGCGCGTTCGGCGCGATCGCCGCGGTCGTCGGCAACACCGGCGTCGCCGCCATCATCTCGCTCGGCACGCTCATGGTCGCGTTCTACATCACGTGCGTGCTGTTCATCGTGGTCGTGCTCGGGTCGCTGCTCTGGGCCGTCGCGCGGGTCAACATCTTCTCGATGATGCGCTACCTCGGCCGCGAGTACCTGCTCATCGTCTCGACCTCATCGAGCGAGGTCGCGCTGCCGCGCCTCATCGCGAAGATGGAGCACGCCGGCGTGTCCAAGCCGGTCGCCGGCGTCACGATTCCGACGGGGTACTCGTTCAACCTCGACGGCACCGCGATCTACCTCACGATGGCGTCGCTGTTCATCGCCTCGGCCATGGGGACGCCGCTCGCGATCGGCGAGCAGATCGGCCTGCTGCTGTTCATGATGGTCGCCTCGAAGGGCGCGGCGGGCGTGACCGGTGCCGGCCTCGCGACGCTCGCCGGCGGCCTGCAGGCGCACCGCCCCGACCTCGTCGACGGCGTCGGCGTGATCGTCGGCATCGACCGGTTCATGTCGGAGGCTCGCGCGCTCACCAACTTCACCGGCAACGCCGTCGCGACCCTGCTGGTGGGCACCTGGACCAAGGAGCTCGACCGCGACCAGCTGCGGTCGGTGCTCTCGGGTGAGCGGCCGTTCGACGAGACCACGATGAGCGTCGACGACCACCTGTCGACCGATGAGCGCGCCGAGGTCGAACGCGAGCAGCGGCCGTCGACCGAGGCGATCGCCGCGATCGTCGGCGAGTTGGACCACGAGAAGGAGGGCGCGCGCCGGTGA